In Rhodothermales bacterium, the genomic window CCGACCTCAACCTAGCCGAGGTGGAGCGCTCCCACGCACGGCGGCTCTTCCTGCGCGACCGGCGGCCGGAGCTCTATGCCGGCTGGCTGGCCGGATAGCTGGCGGGGCCCTGTGATATCGGGATGATATCGGTCAGAACGAGGAATCCGCGGGGCGACCGCGCCGTTAGAGCGCCTCCCCTCTGACCGCCTCCCGTCCCCTCTGTATGCCCCGCTTCTTTCCGACGCTCCTCGCGCTGCTGCTCCTCGTCACGGCAGGGTGTGAGCTGGAGCACGCTGATGACCGCTCCCCCTCTGATACCGTAGCGACCCGTCCGGACACGACGGGATTGGCGCTAGCCCTCGCAGAAACGCGCCGCGCCCAGATCGGCCCGGCCCGCGAGCCGCTCGATCTCCGCTTCCCGACGGGGAACGACGCGCTCTTCCGCGACAAAAGTGCCTTCTACGCCGCGCTCGATCTGGACGAGATCCCGGGCCTCCGCGAGTACGGGTGGGAAGGCGGGCAGTACGGTTACGTCCGCAACCCGGCGAAGGGCTCGCGCGGGATGATCTTCGCCCGCCCCCACGAAGGCCTCGACATCAAGCCCCTCTACTTCGACGCGCGCGGCGAGCCCGCCGACACTGTTCGCGCAATCTCCGACGGGCGCGTCGTCTACGCCAACCGGGGGCGTAGCAACTCGTCATACGGGCAGTACGTCGTCGTCGAGCACACGTGGGACGGCGCGCCGGTGTACAGCCTCTACGCACACCTCGAACGAGTAGATGTGAGCCCGGCAGACTCGGTCGCGGCCGGTGCTCCGCTCGGGCGGTTGGGCTACACCGGGCGCGGCACGGCCCGCCACCGGGCGCACGTCCACCTCGAGGTCAACCTCCTCCTCAACGCGCACTTCCAGCCCTTCTTCAACGCATTCTACGGGAGCCGGAACACGCACGGGATCTACTTCGGCCGC contains:
- a CDS encoding M23 family metallopeptidase; this translates as MPRFFPTLLALLLLVTAGCELEHADDRSPSDTVATRPDTTGLALALAETRRAQIGPAREPLDLRFPTGNDALFRDKSAFYAALDLDEIPGLREYGWEGGQYGYVRNPAKGSRGMIFARPHEGLDIKPLYFDARGEPADTVRAISDGRVVYANRGRSNSSYGQYVVVEHTWDGAPVYSLYAHLERVDVSPADSVAAGAPLGRLGYTGRGTARHRAHVHLEVNLLLNAHFQPFFNAFYGSRNTHGIYFGRNLAGLDVEALYRVHGLNPEFSFLEFVRSRPLAYRIAIPGEYPLDLLARYPWLTEGSAEPDSSGAWVVGFTQEGVPVEVSRQKEAVDAPEVVWVADRIERGRLGTNGILARGDSTYHLTRDGKAAAALLATSERGVPPWF